The following nucleotide sequence is from Diospyros lotus cultivar Yz01 chromosome 3, ASM1463336v1, whole genome shotgun sequence.
TTCTTGTAATTCATGGGTCGCAGTCTCGCAGCCTTAAGTGTGAAAATAGCCTTTTTGCCAATAAAGGTAAGGCTGCACGTATACAAAAATAACTCTCATCTTATTAAAAATGGGTTTGTCaagccccccccccaaaaaaaaacaactaaaatattGGAAAATAACTAATCAGGCCCAAAACATGATATAAATTCAGtagaatgacaagaaaactgtAAGATTAAGTCAAGATGGGGGTTCCATGTACTGTTGCATTCCAGTTAAGAAGGCAAAGAGAGAATATGACCTGCGTTTAGCAGTAATATTCAGAGATGAAAGAAGGTGAAGCAACCTCCCTGCTTGTGCCGCACACCTGGTATAATAGAAAATGCATGCAAGACGTAGGCAGAGCTGTAAGGTTGGCTAGAAAGTAGAGCCAAAGATGCTCATCTATATATCCTCTGATAGTGACAGAGAGATTAATGCAGGGGCAACTGAAATTCAACATGCGCTCTTTACTTcacaaaagcaacaaaaattcTTCAGGGAAGTAGTTAGTTACAATTGTACATGCCACCTGGCGGATGCAGCGAGAAAATATTCCCGCTTTTTTCCCAGAGCAATCAAACGACAGCTAGggaatttagttaaaaaaaatactgttaaagagaagaaaacaagaaatgaaCCATTATGAAAAGTCCATGGATACGACTCGTTAGCATAGGATTCCCCTGCCACTAGATAATATGTGACGTTTATAGTGTAGGACATGTAGGATATGATCAAAGAAACCTCAAACCCTAACGTCTTAAGATATGACAACAAATATAAGGGCCTATttggtcatattttttttttatgaaaaatgattattttttttatctaaattttagtttttgaggTATTTGAGtggttatatttttcaaataaattaaattctaacttttgGTTACGTGATGgtattttctcacttttgctgaaaaaaaattcttgagagCAAAAGGAGGGGGGCCAAATTTTTTAGACAATTCACGCAGTCTTGACCCTTAACCGCTCTTTCATCCTCGAGGGTTTTTCTCTTCCATTCAACACTGACTCTTCCCTTTGTTTGTCGCCATCTCCGTCGAAGACAAGCTCCTATTTCGAGTTTCAGATCGTCGTTCATCTTCGTTTTCGTCAAGATAAAGTTTCTGCCCATATTATCTTTTGATTTCTGACTTCCTGAAGATTTGGAAACAGATTTGCCACAAGAAAGAGGCAGCAAGCGAGGGCGATAGTGAGCAGCCAAGGGGTTTGAAGGGTTCTTTGTATAACAATTTATAGGTAGAAAATTAAGTTAAACAAACactttcaattgatatttttttaaaaaaatttattctagaTAATTCAATTacctaaaatttttttttttttatacaaattctATACTTGTAATCAAGCGCACCCTAAATGTCATTAATATGAACATAGATAAAGAAGGTTGGCGGCCTACTGCGTAGTCAATGCATATCAGGAATGTTAAATTTCAGATAATTGGGAAAAACTAACTATTGCACATATTGATAGGCCTTAATATTTGTGAAAGACAAAATCTTCAGAGATTGCGTGGAGCAGTACAAATATGGCACGTATCTGTCGGTTCCAGGGAAATCCTTGTCAAGTTTAGGTGCAATATCCTTTGGAAGCATCAATATTGCAGATATAGACAAACACTTGAATAGTAATAATGCTTCTAAGACTCTTACCAGGTTCCTTTCATAGcctgcatttttctttttctatgcaTAGGTAATTTAGAAAAAGGAAGTTTTCTCCACGACTTAGAATTGCCATGCACCGAAATATAGGAATACCTCATTTTTGTCAACTTAACTTGCTTCCGGCACAAGCACTTTTCAGATCAACGTCACATTCTTTGTCAATCTACATGATTAACAAAACAAACAGCTTTGATTAAAGAAACACGTTAAATTATGAGATGATTCTACTTCATTGTTTTGATTATGGAAATTCTATCCAAACCAACCAGAGGTGAGAGAACAATTCCACGAGAGTATAGTTCACAACAACAACCGTCGATCAGAAAACATGGAGTCAGCAGCTTGTGGCTGGGGCCTATCTGAAATTGAAATAGAATGAACTGCTAGTTGCagttatattaattttgtaaactGAACAGGAGATTAGTGAAAAGATCATATACATtgaaaacaaatgaaataaatgaacAAGCAACCACTGCACATCAGAAGGTTAGCATTTTATAGCAAATATTTTTTCCATCAAGAAACTGTACAAACTTAAGAAACAAATCTTGCATAAGTTACCAATTGCACAGTTTGCACATTGAACTGGGTTAacatgtttttttaaaataaataagcaagCGTTCTTGGTCAGAGACTCAGAGCCAACTATAAGCAACAGTAATCCACTATGTGAGGGTTCTTTTATCACGCCATGGAAAACTCTTTTGTTCTGTCCATTCCTCAACATGAATGAAGTAGCTTGGGGAGGTGGCACATTCTACAGTATCAACATAATGCACAAGGAAATATTTGTCAATCCAAGTAACATCACTGCACTCACTCTTGCATGGAAACACAACATATTATCACTAAATGTGGCTGTATCTCTAAATTGTTTTAATGACAAAATACTTTGTAAAGAAGCGTGAAAAAAAGACTCAATTTTGGAAGAGAGAGCAAAGAAAACAGGTAATTTTTGTCCACAATTCACAAAAAATTTCTCAGGAGAGACCAATAATACACGTGCAAACGAACATCTTACGCCACCCAAATGTACTTCTTAACCACTATTCGCCTGACTTTATCCATGAAAGCCATGAGAATTTTCTTACGTACCTAGAACTGCAACACATTCATATCTATTACTCCTGTCCTGAATCAAAAACTTATCCTTTTGGAGATATTCTAATTTTCTAATATTGTAGGCCATCTATATCTATGTCTAGTTTTGTACTATATTCATCTTAGTGTATTCCTGAAAGGCATCTAGAACAGTAGCACCCTCTTTCTTATTGACCTTTTGTCCAACCAGAAAGATAGCTTCAAAGATATCCATAAAGCCTTTAAATATGAGCATCACTTCAAGGTGCATACACCGGAAGAGGCAGAGAAAGCTAAACACAATCAGTTCTCATGGCTTCCTCTACCTTCCCAGATGTATGGGCGTGGATTCAGAGCCTTCCACCAGTTACTAATTGGAGAGAAGACTTAATGTCCATATGTATCTGTGGTTTAAGGTCATCACCGTCCCTTAAATTATCCGTAGCCAAAAATCCTCAATCTccatttctctcattctctatgATTGCAGATTTCAACCTCCCGGTATCTCTTTGGACCTCAAAACCATTTAAACTCAGCTCCACAACTTCAAAGTTTGTAGATGAAGAAACCATTTTCAATCTCTTGGTTAATATCATTGAGGATGTTCTTGGCTACTGCCCAAATAGAAACACCTCTTTACTTAGAATCCCCAAAATAGATTCACTGAACAACTTCAAAGATGTATTTAACATCTCATTTCTGACTCTCACCTTCCTAATTTGCATCTATGAAGCTCCTGTAGATATCCGCTCAGAATGTCTTAATACTCTCAAGAACCAACTAGCATGCCTGCGCTCAAGAGAAACGACAAAGCTATTTATGAGGATCTTAGGATCCAACTCAGAAGAGCAATGGATGAGATCAATAAACCTTGCCATCACCAACTGGATTGTTGAGCTCCGAGCTAATAACAACAACCTCAAGACACTATCCCCTCTGTTCTCTTATGCAATTTCAGCAGTTGGATTATGGAAAGTTCATTTGTATTGTCCTGTAATAGCAATGGATATTGAGAAATCAACCAATCCTCCACCCGATGATCGCTTGTGGTTCTCTTTGAACTATCACCAACTTGAGGGTGTGATCCAATTAAATTACAAAGTCACCGTTCGGGAGAAGTGGATTGACGTGATGGTGGATGTGGACAACATAAGGTACACTGACTAATCAGCAAACTTCAAAATTCAGTTTCAAATTTCACTTCAAGTAATGAAAATGGAGaacattgctaaataatttccTGCAGTGAAAGTTGAAACTCAACAATGCTCAtaagcaatatatatatgtatataattgttTCCTATACAAAGTGTACTTCAATTTGATCCTTGTCGTCTTCTCAACCAGGTGCGATGTAATTCGACTCGCAACCAAGACCCTCCTTTCTGAGCGAGGAGCTGGAACAGCCGAAAAACACTTCCCATCGCGAATCTCCTTGCAGCTTACTCCAACTCTTCAGACCAACGTGTTAAGCATATCAGTCGGCAAATCCTCGGAAAACCCTAGGAGAGAGATCGGCTTCGAAAAGACGCTCGAAGGCGGATTCGATTCGACTACTTCCTTGGGGCTTAGGGTTTCCGCTGGAGAGACGATGTCAATGAGCTTGAAGCCCTGGAAGTTCGAGCAATCTGTCCATGGAGATACCGCGAAGTTGAATTGGTTTCTTCACGACAGCGAGGACGGAAGGGAGGTGTTCTCATCGAAGCCTTCAAAGATGGCGTTGCTTCAACCGAAGGCCTGGTTCAAGAACCGCTATTCCAGTGCTTATCGGCCTTTCACCAAGCAAGGAGGAGTGATATTTGCTCACGATGAATACGGAGAGAATCTATGGTGGAAGGTGCAGAGAGGAAGCGTGGGGAAGCAGATGGAATGGGAGATCAGAGGGTGGATTTGGTTAACGTATTGGCCGAATAAACATCGGACATTCTATAGCGAGACGAGGCGGCTGCAGTTCAGAGAAACCGTTCAGCTCACTCTTCCTTAATTAgctgaaaaataaataagaatggCATTTGCAGAACAACCGCACCGCAGCTGCTTCAGCTTCGACTTTCGATTCAGTTTCTTCTCGTCACCTCACAGAATGTGGCGCGTTTCATCGGTTCATATCCTGCAAGCCATCATACTTGTACTAATAagtctgaattaagtttttttttcacattttaccTTCATTGTTCAATGAAATCTGAattctgttttcatttttaattttttttaattattttaagttcTACTGAATGTAAATCTTGtgtagaattatttttagaaaaccTTAAACTacattctctttactttttaatttttagttttaagttttgaatttatttttaattttagtagtctatttttaaaaaattaaaaacacgttctcttttaaattttgaaaataaatttttaatgatattttattcaataaattttattattcagtaaattaaaaatatttaatattaatatattattaaaaaatatatacattttaaagttaatgaattttgcaatattttttctattataataataaaatataaataaataaataaatatgttttaaattttgagtttattttgaataaaaacacttaaaataatttttttgttgttttgagtttttttttaattttttttattttcaaaaatatatttttaaaaataataaaaataacacattttcattattttagaaaattaaaaattaaaaataacttgaaaacagtaaagaaaacgCAACCTTAACGGTTTAAGttgttgtatttcaaaattgaaaacatttGAATTGGATGgtgttaaaataattgaatgaaCAAAAAGATTAGCAATGACACGGGATTCAGCCAACGATGTGTTTGCAGCATGGTACAACTTTGTAGTTTTATTACATTATCCTTcaaatttacttaaattttatttattttttaaaaaatcaatcacTTAATAATATTAAGAGTCATGACTGATAATGGTTATATATCGTATCCTTATTAGAGAGGGTGTTAGTTTTTTGTATCATATCCTTATTGATGACAATTATGTATCGCATCTTTATAACATATAACTTTCTTAGTCTCCTCCAATAAAAATGCACCACATGATTGCATGACTTCTAGCATTATTCATTAGAGTTAATTAACTAAATAAACTAACCATTTAactcttatctttctttttttttttactctttatcttttttgataatctcatatctccatctcttttatttttcgcATGTCAATTTTGATAGCAATAAATTCAACAActctatttttttcaatttttattctatttttttctttgattaacGAGAATTTAATAATCGTTAGAGAAATCCATCTCCCTCGTAGAAATCCCAATTGATCGAAATTTCTAAGAAAATAACTCCTCATTAATGTGCGGCAATGATTGTGCGAGTTCTAAAAACTCCATTATTGTTGTTTTCAATTGAGGTTTCAAACCCCATTGATATTTATGTAAAAACCTTAGTTAATGGGCATTTTTATTACCAGCAATGAAAAAATCCCATCGCCATCGATTTGAGTTGATTATCGAGCATTTTCAAATGAGATATGATAGAGACAATAATAGAGTCCTTGAAGTATAGCgatgagtttttttatttacatatttctcttcaTCTTCCCCTTCTCCAcaccacatttttttttcatttattatgcGTGTTATGAGTTTGAACTTAAATCTATCTAGGTTGGGTACAATTTTCAACTTAGATTCAAtctatctatttttctcttgCTAACGGTCAGTAAATTTTACTGTTGTTAGTTAGCGATAAAGAATAAGTCCCTTGTTGATTATCAAcatcaataatttatatttatttttgtaattctagaaaggaaaaaaaaaagagtgatgAGAGATGGAAGGGTTATTTTGgggattttaaaaaaaattcactatcattaatTAACGACAAGTGAGTATGTGATGCACAATAATTAATCTTAAGAAAGATCggtgttattttaaaaaaacaaaaagatagttgatgtaatttaaataaatttgttgagaatTTGTGAAATTTACTCGCATTTCTTTAGGAGGAaactacaaaatttatattcaaactatttattatatttataatctaATAAAGAATTGATTGAGTAATTATAGGAactctaatattatttttataactttGTCACCTACAAAATTATAAGTACTTCTTAAATGAATTGACACTTAttcataaattatcaattatttttaaaaattataagcaCTTTTAGTgaaatgttattaatttttttaaaaatatttataatttcaaaatattaaaattaaatataaaaattaatatacaaacaAAATTACAGAAAACAGTGGAAGAGTCCGTGGCCTAATCGGCATCAGGCCCATTGGTCCAGCATTACCAGGGCCGGAAACAGCCACGTAGACAAATCACGGAACCGGCGCGGATCAGCAATTAGCAAAGC
It contains:
- the LOC127797774 gene encoding uncharacterized protein LOC127797774, whose product is MASSTFPDVWAWIQSLPPVTNWREDLMSICICGLRSSPSLKLSVAKNPQSPFLSFSMIADFNLPVSLWTSKPFKLSSTTSKFVDEETIFNLLVNIIEDVLGYCPNRNTSLLRIPKIDSLNNFKDVFNISFLTLTFLICIYEAPVDIRSECLNTLKNQLACLRSRETTKLFMRILGSNSEEQWMRSINLAITNWIVELRANNNNLKTLSPLFSYAISAVGLWKVHLYCPVIAMDIEKSTNPPPDDRLWFSLNYHQLEGVIQLNYKVTVREKWIDVMVDVDNIRCDVIRLATKTLLSERGAGTAEKHFPSRISLQLTPTLQTNVLSISVGKSSENPRREIGFEKTLEGGFDSTTSLGLRVSAGETMSMSLKPWKFEQSVHGDTAKLNWFLHDSEDGREVFSSKPSKMALLQPKAWFKNRYSSAYRPFTKQGGVIFAHDEYGENLWWKVQRGSVGKQMEWEIRGWIWLTYWPNKHRTFYSETRRLQFRETVQLTLP